The following are encoded together in the Cheilinus undulatus linkage group 3, ASM1832078v1, whole genome shotgun sequence genome:
- the endou gene encoding poly(U)-specific endoribonuclease-A, with product MKVITVLALLVTLFHQGFSNSLDSCEGRCGYGTDNDFSCQCNPSCERYGDCCSDYTEVCKAGATSCKGRCDEDYDHENECHCNSKCSQYGNCCSDYTEFCDGDGGGSITDAEIKAISETLYALDSNKASASQLIIDPQALVHDSQTSSQSDRSPRPLFTYLDEQTLFSRPTYAALLAVLDNYNRMTGQTEDWSPQQLAEQDTFLKETMSNTELGRELYAFLYTKGVYASEEEFIYDLKMMWFGLYSRNNNKMDSSGFEHIFAGEVKGGKVSGFHNWIQFYLLEKRGKLNYYSHSFNGPWTTYPDVMGMQFMWDGYYKQVGSAVIGCSPEFDFALYSLCYITRPGKQCRLSLGGKELIIQTYTWNNSSYGDGKKYIGSAFPATPRN from the exons ATGAAGGTCATTACTGTCCTTGCCCTGTTGGTGACCCTGTTCCACCAGGGATTCAGCA ACAGTCTGGACTCATGTGAGGGTCGCTGTGGTTATGgcacagacaatgatttctccTGTCAGTGTAACCCTTCCTGTGAGCGTTACGGAGACTGCTGCTCTGACTACACTGAGGTCTGTAAAG CTGGAGCCACATCTTGCAAAGGCAGATGTGATGAAGACTATGACCATGAGAACGAGTGCCACTGCAACTCCAAGTGCAGCCAGTATGGCAACTGCTGCAGCGACTATACAGAGTTCTGTGACG GTGATGGAGGTGGTTCAATCACTGACGCTGAGATCAAGGCTATCTCTGAAACCCTCTATGCTCTGGACTCAAACAAAGCTTCAGCCTCACAGCTGATCATTGACCCTCAGGCTCTGGTTCATGACTCTCAGACCAGCTCTCAGTCTGATCGCTCCCCCAGACC GCTGTTCACATACCTGGATGAGCAAACTCTGTTTTCCAGACCCACGTATGCCGCTCTGCTGGCTGTGCTGGACAACTACAACAGGATGACAGGACAGACAGAGGACTGGAGTCCTCAGCAGCTGGCTGAGCAGGACACCTTCCTGAAGGAGACCATGTCCAACACTGAGCTGGGCAGGGAGCTGTATGCTTTCCTCTACACCAAGG GTGTTTATGCATCAGAGGAAGAGTTCATTTATGATCTGAAGATGATGTGGTTTGGTCTCTACTCCCGCAATAACAACAAGATGGACTCCAGTGGATTTGAACACATCTTTGCAG GTGAGGTCAAGGGAGGAAAGGTGTCTGGTTTCCACAACTGGATCCAGTTTTATCTTCTGGAGAAAAGAGGAAAGCTGAACTACTACAGCCACAGCTTCAATGGGCCT TGGACCACCTACCCTGACGTCATGGGGATGCAGTTCATGTGGGACGGCTACTACAAGCAGGTGGGCTCTGCAGTGATTGGCTGCAGCCCTGAGTTTGACTTTGCTTTGTACAGCCTTTGTTACATCACTCGGCCTGGAAAACA GTGTCGACTGAGTCTGGGAGGAAAGGAGCTCATAATCCAGACGTACACTTGGAATAATTCATCATATGGTGATGGGAAGAAGTACATCGGCTCTGCTTTCCCTGCAACCCCCCGAAACTAA
- the LOC121507482 gene encoding neurogenic differentiation factor 4-like, whose translation MMIKPYARQGEGEEGVSPLQWMDGDMSSPDGEASGSSHHFRASGANQQTQEMGSEDVEEDEEEDEEGHEDENGSKRRGPKKKRMTKARQERFRARRVKANARERSRMHGLNDALENLRSIMPCYSKTQKLSKIETLRLARNYICALSEALEGGLSTESRAFMETLCKGLSQPTTNLVAGCLQLGSAPGAGMRPEDRHRVRVAPTPLGGMVSYSSPGLPSPPYGTFDSAHLLHLRAMKGGVYENHSPNDYNAGGVGTPPYDGPPTPPLSISSNLVPKQEPSPHYPPTQHYSPSPAEQGLYQTQPGYDIHLEGVYDSYHAGHMPPRQITSVYRD comes from the coding sequence ATGATGATCAAGCCATATGCGAGACAGGGTGAGGGAGAGGAAGGGGTCAGTCCTCTGCAGTGGATGGATGGGGACATGAGCTCACCTGATGGAGAAGCCTCAGGCTCGTCCCACCACTTCAGAGCAAGTGGAGCCAACCAGCAGACCCAAGAGATGGGCAGCGAGGATGTAGAGGAAGacgaggaggaagatgaggagggCCATGAGGATGAAAATGGCTCCAAACGACGAGGGCCCAAGAAAAAGCGTATGACAAAGGCCCGGCAGGAGCGGTTCCGTGCCAGGCGGGTGAAAGCCAACGCCAGGGAGCGTTCACGTATGCACGGTCTGAACGATGCTCTGGAGAACCTGCGCAGCATCATGCCCTGCTACTCCAAAACTCAGAAACTGTCTAAGATTGAGACTCTTCGGCTTGCTCGTAACTACATCTGTGCTCTGTCCGAGGCTTTGGAGGGGGGTTTGTCCACAGAGAGCAGGGCATTCATGGAAACGCTGTGTAAGGGGCTCTCGCAGCCCACCACCAACCTGGTAGCTGGCTGTCTGCAGCTGGGATCAGCACCTGGAGCTGGGATGAGACCTGAGGACAGACACAGGGTCAGGGTGGCACCCACTCCTCTGGGAGGCATGGTGAGCTACTCCTCCCCAGGCCTGCCGAGTCCCCCATACGGCACCTTTGACTCTGCTCACCTGCTCCACCTGAGGGCAATGAAGGGAGGAGTGTATGAGAACCACTCACCAAATGACTACAATGCCGGTGGTGTGGGTACCCCTCCATATGACGGGCCCCCGACACCACCTCTAAGCATCAGCAGCAACCTGGTGCCCAAACAAGAGCCGTCGCCCCACTACCCACCCACACAGCACTACTCCCCCTCCCCTGCTGAGCAGGGTCTGTATCAGACTCAGCCTGGGTATGACATCCACTTAGAGGGGGTGTATGACTCCTACCATGCAGGACACATGCCCCCCCGACAGATCACCTCTGTCTACAGAGACTGA